The DNA sequence CATCACCGAAGGTCCAGGCCCAGGTATCAGGTTCATAAAAACTCAAATCCTGGAAGTGAAAATCCAGGGTGTCTTCGGGGTTACGATCTATGCGATAATACGCGCGGGGGAGGTTATCAATCCCAAGGGTATCACAAGGGCTGCCGTCGATGGGGCCGAGGCGATAGTTGGGATGATTAGCGAGGGTGAAGGCGTTGTTATTAGGAAGATGGATGTCGTGCTGTACAAGATCACAAGCAAGTCCACCTTCATCTGGCTGGTTGATGACGTGTAGTACTTTTACCCCGGAGGAGCAATTCAGGTATATCTTCCCGTCAGGAGCTAATTGTGCTTGAAAAAAGCGGCTATGGAAGAAATTCCATTCGAGGTAGCCATCATAAGTGGCAACAGTGTCTTTGGTACTGAAAATGTCTTCTGCCCAGAGGTCATACTGAAAGACATGGTTGTAATGGGATACATAGAGGTATTGAGAGGAAATAGAAACTGCAATACCTCCTGCCCAAGCATCAGTGCCAACGCTAGTCTGCCTATGATTAGTTAATTGGCCAGTACAACGATCAAAGTCAAAAATATCTAAGGGTTCCGGAGTATCAAACTCTACTAAATTCAGCCGAATATATTTAGTCCCATCAGGGGTAAAAGTAGATTGACCTAATCCATTAGCCATAGGTAATTCCACATACATGGTGTCAACTACATGAACAGAATTGGGGGAAACCAGAATAGAATATACAATATTCTGGTCTGCTCTAGGTACTAAAACCCACCAATCCCGTCCATTCGCATGCTTACAAGCAGTGAGGCCACTCGTTGCTAATGAATCATAAACAATTCGCTGATCCTTTTCATAAACTAGTCCAATATCTCCATTTAAAGAGCCATCTATTTTAGAAGATAGGACTTCTTTTCCTAACCTTGGACTGTCGTTTGTATACCTCATTCTAACAAAAGAAAGAAGGGGATTGTTTCCTGTAAAAAGAGGTAAGAAAATAAAGGATTGTGGACGAAGTGTCTCAATATCCCCAGCCTCTCCACCAAAGTTCCCGTCAACAACTAAGTCATTATCAAAGTTACGGATTTCAATGCCGTTAGAGAAGTACAAGAGATCTCCTGAAAAACGGGAAAAAGCACTTCCTGCACCATCAAATTCAAGGTCAATGTCTTGGTTGTTTTCAATGGCTAATTCTCCATTGTAAAAGGAAAGAATAGAGATACCAAAGGAATCAT is a window from the Lewinella sp. LCG006 genome containing:
- a CDS encoding PKD domain-containing protein; the protein is MSRIYISLVCTFLFFVPKEGKAQFHDNHWMMGYNGGSASEPNDSFGISILSFYNGELAIENNQDIDLEFDGAGSAFSRFSGDLLYFSNGIEIRNFDNDLVVDGNFGGEAGDIETLRPQSFIFLPLFTGNNPLLSFVRMRYTNDSPRLGKEVLSSKIDGSLNGDIGLVYEKDQRIVYDSLATSGLTACKHANGRDWWVLVPRADQNIVYSILVSPNSVHVVDTMYVELPMANGLGQSTFTPDGTKYIRLNLVEFDTPEPLDIFDFDRCTGQLTNHRQTSVGTDAWAGGIAVSISSQYLYVSHYNHVFQYDLWAEDIFSTKDTVATYDGYLEWNFFHSRFFQAQLAPDGKIYLNCSSGVKVLHVINQPDEGGLACDLVQHDIHLPNNNAFTLANHPNYRLGPIDGSPCDTLGIDNLPRAYYRIDRNPEDTLDFHFQDLSFYEPDTWAWTFGDGGMSTDRHPDHTYASPGIYEVCLTVSNDLGSDTDCRILELGPVAVDDHRHSPLLPFPIQYKMFWSLTLVITIHSTVNSGFTILLDN